Proteins encoded in a region of the Eretmochelys imbricata isolate rEreImb1 chromosome 10, rEreImb1.hap1, whole genome shotgun sequence genome:
- the SCAMP5 gene encoding secretory carrier-associated membrane protein 5, translating to MAEKVNNFPPLPRFIPLKPCFYQDFDDDIPPQHRTMAKRLYYLWMLNSITLAVNLIGCLAWLIGGGAAVNFGLAILWLLLFTPCSYVCWFRPIYKAFKTDSSFSFMAFFFTFMAQLVISIIQAVGIPGWGVCGWIAAISFFGTSVGAAVVMLIPTIMFTVVAVFSFIALSMVHKFYRGSGGSFSKAQEEWTTGAWKNPHVQQAAHNAAVGAAQGATMQHETQYSATPNYTYSNEM from the exons atgGCAG AAAAGGTGAACAATTTTCCTCCGCTTCCAAGATTCATCCCCTTGAAGCCATGTTTCTACCAGGATTTTGATGATGACATTCCACCACAGCATCGCACCATGGCCAAGCGCCTTTACTACCTCTGGATGT TGAACAGCATCACCTTGGCAGTGAATCTGATTGGCTGCCTCGCATGGCTGATTGGAGGCGGTGCAGCTGTTAATTTTGGACTGGCAATTCTCTGGCTCCTGCTCTTTACACCCTGCTCCTATGTCTGCTGGTTTAGACCTATTTACAAAGCCTTCAA GACAGACAGTTCTTTCAGCTTCATGGCTTTCTTCTTCACCTTCATGGCCCAGCTGGTGATCAGCATTATCCAGGCGGTGGGGATCCCTGGCTGGGGAGTCTG TGGCTGGATCGCAGCAATATCCTTCTTTGGGACCAGTGTGGGTGCAGCTGTGGTGATGCTTATCCCCACCATCATGTTTACAGTCGTGGCAGTCTTCTCCTTCATTGCCCTCAGTATG GTGCATAAATTTTACCGGGGCAGTGGAGGGAGTTTCAGCAAAGCACAGGAAGAGTGGACCACGGGAGCTTGGAAGAATCCGCATGTACAACAGGCAGCGCACAACGCGGCAGTCGGAGCTGCACAAGGGGCCACGATGCAGCACGAAACACAGTATTCTGCCACTCCTAACTACACCTATTCCAATGAGATGTGA